Proteins encoded in a region of the Microvirgula aerodenitrificans DSM 15089 genome:
- the rdgB gene encoding RdgB/HAM1 family non-canonical purine NTP pyrophosphatase yields MFPKLVLASNNAGKLKEFSALLAPLGIGEVIPQGQLDVPETDEPFSTFLENALRKARHASRLTGLPALADDSGLCVDALGGQPGVLSARYAGEPKSDARNNQKLLDELGDRTDRAGHYYCVLVLVRHADDPQPIVADALWRGEILRAARGDGGFGYDPLFWLAGHDCSVAELDPVIKNRDSHRGQALAALVSKLGAVAR; encoded by the coding sequence ATGTTCCCGAAACTCGTATTGGCATCGAACAATGCCGGCAAGCTCAAAGAATTTTCCGCCCTGCTCGCACCGCTCGGCATCGGTGAAGTGATCCCGCAAGGACAGCTTGATGTTCCCGAAACCGACGAGCCGTTTTCCACCTTCCTGGAAAACGCGCTGCGCAAGGCCCGCCACGCCAGCCGGCTGACCGGCCTGCCGGCACTGGCAGACGATTCCGGCCTGTGTGTCGATGCACTCGGCGGCCAGCCCGGCGTGCTGTCGGCCCGCTATGCCGGCGAACCGAAATCCGATGCGCGCAACAACCAGAAACTGCTCGACGAGCTGGGGGATCGCACCGATCGCGCCGGTCACTACTACTGCGTACTGGTGCTGGTCCGCCATGCCGACGACCCGCAGCCCATCGTCGCCGATGCGCTGTGGCGTGGCGAGATCCTCCGTGCGGCGCGCGGCGATGGCGGTTTCGGCTACGATCCGCTGTTCTGGCTGGCCGGGCATGACTGCTCGGTGGCCGAGCTCGATCCGGTGATCAAGAACCGTGACAGCCATCGCGGCCAGGCACTCGCGGCGCTGGTGAGCAAGCTCGGGGCTGTTGCCCGGTGA
- the hemW gene encoding radical SAM family heme chaperone HemW: MSTTLALPGASGWRLDAPPPLSLYVHIPWCIRKCPYCDFNSHQVRDDLDETRYVDALLADLDCALPLVWGRPLRTIFIGGGTPSLFSAEAIDRLLSGVRARLRLDPDAEITLEANPGTAEAGRFRDYRAAGINRLSIGIQSFDARYLTALGRVHDSREAHHAADLAADIFGNFNLDLMYALPRQSLADALADVDAALAHAPTHLSCYHLTIEPNTLFARHVPAKLPDDDTSADMQEAIEARLARAGFEHYETSAFCRPGRAGRHNLNYWGFGDYIGIGAGAHGKITLHDRVLRQMRHKQPAAYLQAVGRGEPVQNEHEVALADLPFEFMMNALRLIDGVPSSLFGERTGLPLARIARPLGEAVERGLLDPDPTRLRPTLQGQRFLNDLLTLFLREEN; the protein is encoded by the coding sequence GTGAGCACGACCCTGGCCCTGCCCGGCGCCTCGGGCTGGCGGCTGGATGCACCGCCGCCGCTGTCGCTGTACGTCCATATCCCGTGGTGTATCCGCAAGTGCCCGTACTGCGATTTCAACTCGCATCAGGTCCGGGATGACCTGGACGAGACGCGCTATGTCGATGCGCTGCTGGCCGATCTCGATTGCGCGCTGCCGCTGGTCTGGGGACGCCCGCTGCGGACCATTTTCATCGGCGGCGGCACGCCGAGCCTGTTCTCCGCCGAGGCCATCGACCGGCTGCTGTCCGGCGTGCGGGCGCGGCTGCGACTCGACCCCGATGCCGAGATCACGCTGGAAGCCAACCCGGGCACGGCCGAAGCCGGCCGTTTCCGCGACTATCGCGCTGCTGGCATCAACCGGCTGTCGATCGGCATCCAGAGCTTCGATGCCCGCTACCTGACTGCGCTCGGTCGCGTGCATGACAGCCGCGAGGCACACCATGCCGCCGATCTGGCCGCCGATATCTTCGGCAATTTCAACCTCGATCTGATGTATGCACTGCCGCGCCAGTCGCTGGCCGATGCCCTGGCCGATGTCGATGCGGCGCTGGCCCATGCACCGACCCATCTGTCCTGCTATCACCTGACCATCGAACCGAACACGCTGTTCGCCCGCCATGTTCCGGCCAAACTGCCGGACGACGACACCTCGGCCGACATGCAGGAGGCCATCGAGGCCAGACTGGCCCGGGCCGGTTTCGAGCACTACGAAACGTCGGCGTTCTGTCGCCCCGGCCGGGCCGGCCGTCACAACCTGAACTACTGGGGTTTTGGCGACTACATCGGCATCGGCGCCGGCGCGCATGGCAAGATCACCCTGCACGACCGTGTCCTGCGGCAGATGCGTCACAAGCAACCGGCCGCCTACCTGCAGGCAGTCGGGCGCGGCGAACCGGTACAGAACGAGCACGAGGTCGCACTGGCCGACCTGCCGTTCGAGTTCATGATGAACGCGCTGCGGCTGATCGACGGCGTGCCGAGTTCGCTATTTGGCGAACGAACTGGTCTGCCGCTGGCACGCATAGCCCGCCCGCTCGGCGAAGCGGTCGAGCGCGGCCTGCTCGATCCGGATCCGACCCGGCTGCGGCCCACGCTGCAGGGCCAGCGTTTCCTGAATGATCTACTCACCCTGTTTCTTCGAGAGGAAAACTGA
- a CDS encoding RidA family protein yields MAEKHIIHTDRAPAAIGAYSQAVRVGDIVYLSGQIPLDPASMQLVDGIEAQVHQVFTNLKAVTEAAGGSLDHIVKLNIFLTDLGHFAKVNEIMGQYFQQPYPARAAVGVAALPKGALVEAEGVMAL; encoded by the coding sequence ATGGCAGAAAAACACATCATCCATACCGATCGCGCTCCCGCCGCCATTGGCGCGTATTCGCAAGCCGTCCGCGTCGGCGACATCGTCTACCTATCCGGCCAGATCCCGCTTGACCCGGCCAGCATGCAGCTGGTCGACGGTATCGAAGCCCAGGTCCATCAGGTGTTTACCAACCTGAAGGCCGTGACCGAAGCCGCCGGCGGCTCGCTCGACCATATCGTCAAACTGAATATCTTCCTTACGGATCTGGGCCATTTCGCTAAAGTGAATGAAATCATGGGCCAGTATTTCCAGCAGCCGTACCCGGCACGTGCCGCGGTCGGCGTGGCCGCGCTGCCGAAGGGCGCGCTGGTCGAGGCGGAAGGCGTAATGGCACTGTAA
- a CDS encoding mechanosensitive ion channel family protein has product MRAILLFWLFLLAATPLRAADAAPVATTATAAPPPATLRIDNRDVVVFRSVLLGYPPAERAAAANSRVEQVLERHPDGKLQTRELPQGTSIQIDDRFLFMVGPGDADALTGETRADVVRHALTTLNTLMTERRELRSPARFLFALLRSVLILLGVALALTAGARATASARRLAETRLTGNHLLFRIPFWQRAVRGTVRLASALWVLAVLYIGLSMLLSTFPITRAWGEALDVTLLGFALRIGLATVDALPGIGVVLVIIVLTRWAVQIVHYLLSRVESGELTLPLFDQDTAGTTRKLLIVALWLFALAMMYPYFPGANTDAFKGLSVVIGLMVSLGASSVVGQFASGLILIYSHAIRPGEYVSVGEIEGTVANIGLFATKIHTNLREEVSIPNSVLVSQSVKNFSRLAHDGGVIQLVTLTIGYGTPWRQVEAMLLMAADRTSGVRRDPKPFVFQTRLSDYYVEYSLRVALDEPRERLRILDELHSHILDVFNEYGVQITSPNYEDDPHTPQMVAPEDWYPPPARRPPA; this is encoded by the coding sequence ATGCGTGCCATCCTGTTGTTCTGGCTGTTCCTGCTCGCCGCCACACCACTCCGGGCGGCGGACGCGGCCCCTGTCGCCACGACAGCCACGGCCGCCCCGCCGCCGGCTACCCTGCGCATCGACAATCGCGACGTGGTGGTGTTTCGCAGCGTGCTGCTTGGCTATCCGCCTGCAGAGCGGGCCGCCGCCGCGAACTCGCGGGTCGAACAGGTTCTGGAGCGCCACCCGGACGGCAAACTGCAAACGCGCGAACTGCCGCAGGGCACGTCGATCCAGATCGATGACCGCTTCCTGTTCATGGTCGGCCCCGGTGACGCCGATGCGCTGACCGGCGAAACCCGCGCCGACGTGGTCCGCCACGCGCTGACCACCCTGAACACCCTGATGACCGAGCGGCGCGAACTGCGCTCGCCGGCCCGCTTCCTGTTTGCCCTGTTGCGCTCGGTGCTGATCCTGCTTGGTGTCGCGCTGGCGCTGACCGCCGGCGCCAGGGCCACGGCCAGTGCGCGGCGGCTGGCCGAAACCCGCCTGACCGGCAACCATTTGCTGTTCCGTATACCGTTCTGGCAACGCGCAGTGCGCGGTACGGTGCGGCTGGCCAGTGCACTCTGGGTCCTTGCCGTGCTCTATATCGGACTGTCGATGCTGCTGTCGACCTTCCCGATCACCCGTGCCTGGGGCGAGGCCCTCGATGTGACCCTGCTCGGTTTTGCGCTGCGCATCGGTCTGGCCACCGTCGACGCCCTGCCCGGCATCGGCGTGGTGCTGGTCATCATCGTCCTGACGCGCTGGGCCGTGCAGATCGTCCACTACCTGCTGTCCCGGGTCGAAAGCGGCGAGCTGACCCTGCCCCTGTTCGATCAGGACACCGCCGGGACGACGCGCAAGCTCCTGATCGTTGCCCTGTGGCTGTTTGCGCTGGCAATGATGTATCCGTATTTCCCCGGCGCCAACACCGATGCCTTCAAGGGGCTGTCGGTGGTGATCGGCCTGATGGTGTCGCTCGGCGCATCGAGCGTGGTCGGCCAGTTCGCCAGCGGGCTGATCCTGATCTACTCGCACGCGATCCGTCCCGGTGAATACGTGTCGGTTGGCGAGATCGAAGGCACGGTCGCCAATATCGGTCTGTTCGCGACCAAGATCCACACCAATCTGCGCGAGGAAGTCAGCATTCCGAACTCGGTGCTGGTCAGCCAGAGCGTCAAGAATTTCTCCCGCCTCGCGCACGATGGCGGCGTGATCCAGCTGGTCACGCTGACCATCGGCTACGGCACGCCATGGCGCCAGGTCGAGGCAATGCTGCTGATGGCCGCCGATCGCACCAGCGGCGTGCGCCGAGACCCGAAACCGTTCGTATTCCAGACCCGGCTGTCGGACTACTATGTCGAATACAGCCTGCGCGTGGCGCTGGACGAACCGCGTGAGCGGCTGCGCATTCTCGACGAGCTGCACAGCCACATTCTCGACGTGTTCAACGAGTACGGCGTGCAGATCACCTCGCCGAACTACGAGGACGACCCGCACACGCCACAGATGGTGGCACCGGAAGACTGGTATCCGCCGCCGGCCCGCCGCCCGCCGGCCTGA